In the genome of Oceaniferula marina, one region contains:
- a CDS encoding PVC-type heme-binding CxxCH protein produces the protein MIRTLPFIVLSLWVGDVGAKTSRAPVEGEKRISVLFLGAPKSHSAAHDPITRYRVIKKHLGAHGVNFSYTENPKEAFDAEKLKQYDALLMYGNWEQNGTMPPDQEKVLLDYVNEGGGFLPIHCASACYGKSDTFVNLVGARFMSHGTGVFSPKNTETSHPITRGCKCVHAWDETYAHDRHAEDRIILQKRDDEPWSWIRNQGKGRVFYTASGHDHRVWDHPDFHEIIRRAILWCVGDANRASLNNLDIQPLKFAQARLPGYLKQKTIESYQEPLSPQESIKHVQVPASFEISLFASEPDIINPIAVNWDDRGRAYVVESIDYPNNHRSGNIGNDRIKICEDSDGDGIAEKFLVFADKLSLATSVLHAYGGVICTNGTELLFLQDSNGDDVADVRKVLFKGFSMSDTHAGPSNMRWGYDGWIYATVGYSGFKGTVGGKKHDFRTGIFRFRLKPQPAKEELGKDGTLQHLCELEFLQNTTNNTWGLGMTEDFDIFASTANANPSMYMTFPRSIYKQFDLKQPRTPRADSNPLFFPSSTDVRQVDVHGGYTSAAGHAFYTGRRFPDTYTNKIAFVCAPTGKLVGQFQFTPRGAGFKATQLPNNMYNSADAWSAPVAAEVGPDGALWICDWYNIIVQHNPVPTKHSAGYDAKKGRGNAYVCPLRDKQHGRIYRVFPKGSEAEAHSVMSLAQAVEILTKEKPPSQFWQIKAQQKILDSVNSNNKTTDDEMLKLVVSLKKATPFTLVHLYTLQELNHLDVETLKRAMASPDAGVRRAAIKHAPDKGLLESTFIRDGFITEVEPRALQQLLLAFSKVAPSESVASALMRLNVPSSDVGLSDAYLVALRGQAEAILHVQAKPSKHDGFDDATTSVLIDYFVSVVEPEDMPALQKKFAAIDSPLAVSITKKLSSVVPNTEAEVRKYTIDDAVHARGVAIYNQMCIACHGSEGAGVAGVFPPLDGSDWLIAEPMHAAAILIHGLKGPIKVNGKAYNGVMPPLVDIKNQQIADVLTYVRQSWSNDLPPLSVEEVKKAREDYKLQKGNLTEKDLITR, from the coding sequence ATGATTCGAACCTTGCCGTTCATTGTTCTCAGTTTATGGGTTGGAGATGTTGGAGCAAAAACTTCCAGAGCTCCTGTCGAGGGAGAGAAACGTATTTCGGTGCTTTTTTTGGGAGCCCCAAAATCTCATTCTGCAGCCCATGATCCGATAACCCGCTATCGAGTTATTAAGAAGCATCTAGGTGCCCATGGCGTTAACTTTAGTTACACCGAAAATCCTAAAGAGGCATTTGATGCTGAGAAGCTTAAACAGTATGATGCTCTCTTGATGTATGGCAACTGGGAGCAAAATGGAACAATGCCACCTGATCAGGAAAAGGTTTTGTTGGACTACGTCAATGAGGGAGGTGGTTTTTTGCCGATTCATTGCGCGTCCGCTTGTTATGGTAAGTCTGATACATTCGTAAATCTTGTGGGAGCCCGTTTTATGTCTCATGGGACCGGCGTATTTAGCCCCAAGAATACAGAGACGAGCCATCCGATCACTCGTGGCTGTAAGTGTGTGCATGCATGGGATGAGACGTATGCACACGATCGTCATGCTGAGGATCGTATCATCCTTCAAAAGCGTGATGATGAACCGTGGAGCTGGATCCGTAATCAAGGAAAGGGGCGGGTGTTTTATACTGCCTCTGGTCATGATCATCGGGTGTGGGATCATCCAGATTTTCATGAAATTATTCGGCGCGCTATTCTCTGGTGTGTGGGGGATGCTAACCGAGCTAGTCTGAATAATCTTGATATTCAGCCGCTGAAATTTGCCCAGGCAAGGTTACCTGGCTATTTGAAGCAGAAAACGATTGAATCCTATCAGGAACCGTTATCACCTCAGGAGTCAATCAAGCACGTACAAGTGCCTGCATCATTTGAGATATCTCTTTTTGCTAGCGAACCGGATATTATTAATCCGATTGCGGTCAACTGGGACGACCGCGGAAGAGCCTACGTTGTGGAAAGTATCGATTACCCGAATAATCATCGTTCTGGCAATATTGGTAACGATCGTATCAAGATATGTGAAGATTCAGACGGGGATGGTATCGCCGAGAAGTTTTTGGTTTTTGCAGACAAGCTCTCTCTGGCCACTTCCGTGCTTCATGCCTATGGGGGGGTGATTTGCACCAATGGCACGGAACTGCTTTTTCTTCAGGATTCCAATGGTGATGATGTCGCCGATGTAAGAAAAGTTCTCTTTAAGGGGTTTTCTATGAGCGATACTCATGCAGGGCCATCAAATATGCGCTGGGGGTATGATGGGTGGATTTATGCGACGGTCGGATACTCTGGTTTCAAGGGGACCGTTGGCGGTAAAAAACATGACTTTCGCACCGGGATTTTTCGTTTCCGGCTTAAGCCACAACCAGCGAAAGAGGAACTTGGTAAGGATGGAACTCTTCAACATCTATGCGAGCTCGAGTTTCTTCAGAATACAACGAACAACACATGGGGTCTGGGTATGACCGAGGACTTTGATATTTTTGCTTCTACTGCTAATGCCAACCCTTCGATGTACATGACTTTCCCTCGAAGTATTTATAAGCAGTTTGATCTCAAACAGCCACGCACTCCCAGAGCGGATTCGAACCCTCTCTTTTTTCCTTCCTCGACCGATGTCCGCCAGGTGGACGTGCACGGAGGCTATACATCTGCTGCCGGACATGCCTTTTATACCGGGAGGAGATTTCCTGATACCTATACCAATAAAATTGCCTTTGTCTGCGCTCCTACAGGGAAGCTAGTGGGCCAATTTCAGTTCACTCCTAGGGGGGCTGGGTTCAAAGCTACCCAGCTTCCCAACAATATGTATAACTCGGCAGATGCGTGGTCGGCACCGGTGGCTGCCGAGGTGGGACCAGATGGTGCTTTGTGGATCTGTGACTGGTATAACATTATTGTTCAACACAACCCTGTTCCTACGAAACACTCCGCTGGCTATGACGCAAAGAAAGGCAGAGGAAATGCCTATGTGTGTCCTCTACGTGACAAGCAGCATGGCCGGATTTACCGTGTTTTTCCAAAAGGCTCGGAAGCGGAGGCTCACTCAGTAATGAGTTTAGCTCAGGCGGTTGAAATTCTGACAAAAGAAAAACCTCCGTCTCAATTTTGGCAAATCAAAGCACAACAGAAGATTCTTGATAGCGTAAACTCGAACAATAAAACTACCGATGATGAGATGCTCAAGCTTGTCGTTAGCTTAAAAAAGGCAACGCCCTTTACTTTGGTTCACCTCTATACCCTGCAGGAGCTTAACCATTTGGATGTGGAAACGCTCAAGCGGGCGATGGCGTCCCCTGATGCTGGTGTCCGACGAGCGGCTATTAAGCATGCTCCCGATAAGGGTCTACTAGAGAGCACGTTTATTAGAGATGGCTTCATCACCGAAGTTGAGCCAAGAGCTTTACAACAATTGTTACTGGCATTCTCTAAAGTTGCCCCATCTGAAAGCGTAGCCAGTGCTCTGATGAGATTGAACGTGCCCAGTTCGGATGTTGGACTGAGCGATGCTTATCTCGTGGCCCTGCGAGGTCAGGCAGAGGCAATACTTCATGTGCAGGCCAAACCTTCAAAACACGATGGCTTCGATGATGCAACTACTTCTGTTCTAATTGATTATTTTGTTAGTGTTGTAGAGCCCGAGGACATGCCTGCATTACAAAAGAAATTTGCTGCTATAGACTCTCCATTAGCCGTGAGTATCACCAAGAAACTTAGCTCAGTAGTGCCTAATACCGAGGCTGAAGTCCGAAAGTATACAATTGACGATGCTGTCCACGCTCGCGGTGTGGCTATTTACAACCAAATGTGTATAGCTTGTCATGGTAGTGAAGGTGCTGGTGTAGCAGGAGTTTTTCCTCCACTTGATGGGTCGGATTGGTTAATTGCGGAGCCGATGCATGCTGCAGCTATTCTTATTCATGGCTTGAAAGGTCCGATTAAAGTGAACGGCAAGGCCTATAACGGCGTAATGCCCCCATTGGTGGATATCAAGAACCAGCAAATCGCTGACGTTCTTACATACGTCCGTCAATCTTGGTCAAATGATCTGCCGCCCCTTTCTGTTGAGGAGGTTAAAAAGGCCAGAGAAGATTATAAACTCCAGAAAGGTAATCTCACTGAAAAGGACTTGATAACGAGATAG
- a CDS encoding sodium:solute symporter: METTDWLVILVYFCIIGYIAWRSGQGQDTTKDYFLAGRNVGFFAIGASIFTSNIGSEHIVGLAGQGASTGMAMAHWELHAWCMILLAYFFVPFYYKSGVYTIPEFIEKRFNSKARWILSMVSLVAYVFTKVSVTVYAGALVFQTLLPDSFQWGPPEQWGDNAFWVGAILTVILTGLYTVFGGMRAVIFTSAPQAILLVIGSFLITVYGLSRIDGGWSGMVTTLQTNSDQYALWRPLDDPDFPWLGVLIASPIIGIWYWCTDQYIVQRTLAAKDLKTARRGALFGGLLKTTPVLIFLIPGMIGSVLDKQYNKGLAEELSSKTYTTEIGSSEQRQIITDANARLKAHNAPTSEGAQGGFFIPRNLKKIEVTGEDGQVSQVYQLQVNGDQVFPSLVKTLLPAGLRGLIVATLLAALMSSLASLFNSSASLFTVDIYEKLRPGKSQGHYVSVGRMATAAVVILGLLWIPVMKMVSGGGLYQYLQSVQGYLAPPITAVFLLGLFWTRINAAGAVWGLGGGFILGMIKLTSQTFFSATDAGKMDIPVLSQIGDFSFLYATGVLFALSAIMVVVASLLTEPPSEEQIKGITYHSIKNEDDEWNTSWDLGNKLLAALVLAIVLGMYLYFSFWLG, from the coding sequence ATGGAAACGACAGATTGGTTAGTAATTCTCGTATACTTCTGCATCATTGGATATATCGCATGGAGATCGGGTCAAGGTCAGGATACAACGAAAGATTATTTTCTAGCAGGTAGGAATGTTGGTTTTTTTGCCATTGGGGCATCGATTTTTACATCAAACATAGGCTCTGAACATATTGTGGGCCTCGCAGGGCAGGGGGCTTCTACAGGGATGGCGATGGCACATTGGGAGTTGCATGCCTGGTGTATGATATTACTAGCCTACTTCTTTGTCCCCTTTTATTATAAGTCTGGGGTATACACGATTCCTGAGTTTATTGAGAAGCGCTTTAACTCAAAGGCCCGCTGGATCTTGTCCATGGTTTCATTGGTCGCCTATGTGTTTACCAAGGTGAGTGTGACTGTGTATGCCGGGGCGTTAGTATTTCAAACATTGTTACCCGACTCTTTTCAATGGGGGCCTCCCGAACAATGGGGAGACAATGCCTTCTGGGTAGGTGCTATTTTGACGGTAATCCTTACAGGTCTCTATACTGTGTTTGGTGGGATGCGTGCAGTCATCTTTACCTCTGCACCACAAGCAATCCTGTTGGTGATCGGTTCCTTCTTAATCACGGTCTACGGTCTTAGCCGTATTGACGGAGGCTGGTCTGGAATGGTGACCACCTTGCAAACAAACTCAGATCAATACGCCCTGTGGCGCCCCTTAGACGATCCTGACTTTCCATGGCTTGGTGTCTTGATTGCTTCTCCCATCATCGGTATCTGGTATTGGTGCACAGATCAGTATATTGTGCAGCGAACTTTAGCTGCAAAGGATTTGAAGACGGCTCGACGAGGCGCTCTGTTTGGAGGCCTTCTTAAAACAACACCCGTCCTTATTTTCCTTATCCCCGGCATGATTGGTTCGGTTTTGGATAAACAGTATAATAAAGGACTTGCCGAAGAGTTATCGAGTAAAACCTACACAACAGAAATTGGATCTTCTGAACAACGGCAGATTATTACCGATGCGAATGCTAGATTGAAGGCTCACAATGCCCCTACCTCTGAAGGCGCACAGGGAGGATTTTTCATCCCACGGAATCTGAAAAAAATAGAAGTGACGGGCGAGGATGGACAAGTTAGTCAAGTTTATCAACTTCAAGTGAATGGAGATCAGGTTTTCCCTTCCTTGGTTAAGACTTTATTACCTGCGGGTCTACGAGGTTTAATTGTCGCCACCCTTCTCGCTGCGTTGATGAGCTCTTTGGCTTCTCTGTTCAATTCTAGTGCTTCATTGTTTACTGTGGACATTTATGAAAAACTGCGACCAGGCAAGAGTCAGGGGCACTATGTATCGGTAGGGCGAATGGCTACTGCCGCGGTGGTTATTCTTGGCTTATTATGGATTCCTGTGATGAAAATGGTTTCAGGAGGAGGTTTATACCAGTATCTTCAGAGTGTGCAGGGCTACCTAGCTCCACCGATCACGGCTGTATTTTTGCTGGGCTTATTTTGGACGCGAATCAATGCTGCGGGTGCTGTGTGGGGGCTTGGTGGCGGCTTTATTCTCGGGATGATAAAATTGACTTCTCAGACTTTTTTCAGTGCCACAGACGCAGGCAAGATGGATATCCCTGTGTTGTCCCAAATAGGTGATTTTAGCTTTCTTTACGCCACAGGTGTTTTGTTTGCCCTCAGTGCGATTATGGTTGTGGTGGCATCCTTGTTAACAGAGCCTCCTAGTGAAGAACAAATTAAAGGCATTACTTATCATTCCATTAAAAATGAAGACGACGAATGGAATACGAGTTGGGATCTGGGCAATAAATTACTTGCCGCACTGGTTCTTGCGATTGTGCTAGGAATGTACCTTTACTTTAGCTTCTGGTTAGGGTGA
- the araD gene encoding L-ribulose-5-phosphate 4-epimerase AraD — protein MNFEEIRTACCDANRRLSKMGLVDITFGNVSIYSPDVKVFAIKPSGVDYDQLTPESMVVMNLAGELVDGDHRPSSDTPTHCYLYNQWGAQGVHSVVHTHSRKAVSFAQAGMGVPCLGTTHSDYFNGSVPVTRSMTPEEVIGQYEWETGKVIAESFLEMDPLEVPAVLVRNHGPFAWGATPEKALETALALEVVADMAAQTLALNSIVAPVPEHLQHKHFFRKHGSHAYYGQK, from the coding sequence ATGAATTTTGAAGAAATACGAACCGCATGCTGCGACGCTAACCGGCGCTTGTCGAAAATGGGCTTAGTTGATATTACTTTCGGAAACGTGAGTATTTACAGCCCAGATGTAAAAGTTTTCGCAATCAAGCCGAGTGGCGTTGATTATGATCAGCTGACGCCCGAATCGATGGTGGTCATGAATTTGGCAGGTGAGTTGGTGGATGGAGATCATCGACCTTCTTCTGACACTCCTACGCATTGTTATTTATATAATCAATGGGGCGCGCAGGGTGTTCACTCTGTGGTTCATACTCATTCAAGAAAGGCGGTGAGCTTTGCCCAAGCTGGCATGGGCGTTCCTTGTTTAGGGACGACGCACAGCGATTATTTCAACGGTTCTGTGCCAGTGACCCGTTCGATGACACCTGAGGAAGTTATAGGACAGTATGAGTGGGAGACAGGGAAAGTGATTGCCGAGAGCTTTTTGGAGATGGATCCCCTCGAAGTTCCCGCCGTGTTGGTAAGAAATCATGGCCCCTTTGCCTGGGGGGCGACGCCAGAGAAAGCTCTCGAGACCGCCTTGGCTCTCGAGGTGGTTGCTGACATGGCCGCTCAAACTCTGGCTCTAAACAGCATCGTGGCCCCAGTCCCAGAGCACCTTCAGCATAAGCATTTTTTCAGAAAGCATGGGAGCCATGCTTACTATGGGCAAAAATAG
- the araA gene encoding L-arabinose isomerase gives MTIYNNQKEVWFITGSQTLYGDDVLKQVDANSLEIANSFNDNPGIPLKVVFKNCLKSADEIKRLCQEANQSEACVGLICWMHTFSPAKMWIGGLNLLNKPFCHLNTQFNRDIPWKSIDMEYMNLNQSAHGDREFGHICARLGKARAIVVGHWQDPNVVKQLASWGGVVCAWAESQSLKVVRFGDNMRQVAVTEGDKVEAENVFGFSVNTHGIGDLVESIKSVNSADILELCDEYNQMYFMDPKLKRAGDMHVSLQDSAKIELGLRRFMDAGGYKAFTSTFEDLHGLKQLPGLPVQRMMLDGYGFGAEGDWKHAALLRILKVMNAEGDRGTSFMEDYTYHLDPAGMRCLGSHMLEICPGLAQARPSCEIHPLGIGGKEDPVRLVFDGKSGEAVNVSLVDMGPRFRIIVNKVHAKTVDDDMPHLPVARVLWEPMPDLPTATTAWLLAGGAHHTVFSYTTTIEQVEMFADIAGVECLVIDEGTNLRQFKKELKWNQNW, from the coding sequence ATGACAATATATAATAATCAAAAGGAAGTTTGGTTTATCACAGGAAGTCAGACTCTGTATGGAGATGACGTTTTAAAGCAGGTTGATGCAAATAGTTTAGAGATCGCTAATTCGTTTAACGATAACCCTGGTATTCCGCTGAAGGTTGTCTTTAAAAATTGTTTGAAGAGCGCAGATGAAATCAAGCGGCTATGTCAGGAGGCCAATCAAAGTGAGGCATGTGTTGGCTTGATTTGTTGGATGCATACATTCTCACCTGCCAAAATGTGGATTGGTGGTTTAAATTTACTAAACAAACCGTTTTGCCATCTGAACACTCAGTTTAATAGGGATATCCCATGGAAGAGTATTGACATGGAGTATATGAACCTCAATCAGTCGGCCCATGGTGACCGCGAGTTTGGTCATATTTGTGCTCGTTTGGGGAAGGCGCGCGCGATTGTTGTCGGGCATTGGCAGGACCCCAATGTAGTGAAACAGCTGGCGTCATGGGGTGGTGTTGTGTGTGCTTGGGCCGAAAGTCAGTCACTTAAGGTGGTAAGATTTGGTGACAATATGAGGCAAGTTGCGGTGACAGAAGGGGATAAGGTAGAGGCGGAAAATGTGTTTGGTTTTTCAGTTAATACACATGGAATTGGAGACTTGGTTGAATCGATCAAATCAGTGAATTCAGCCGATATATTGGAGCTATGTGATGAGTATAATCAGATGTATTTTATGGATCCAAAGCTAAAGCGTGCTGGAGACATGCATGTGAGTTTACAGGATTCTGCCAAAATTGAGCTTGGGCTGCGTCGATTTATGGACGCCGGGGGATACAAGGCGTTTACGAGTACGTTTGAGGATTTACATGGTCTGAAGCAATTGCCTGGGTTACCGGTGCAGAGAATGATGCTCGATGGCTATGGCTTCGGAGCTGAAGGTGATTGGAAGCATGCTGCTTTGTTACGTATTTTGAAGGTGATGAATGCAGAGGGGGATCGTGGAACCTCATTTATGGAGGATTACACCTATCACCTTGACCCTGCCGGAATGCGGTGTCTCGGATCCCACATGTTGGAAATTTGTCCTGGACTTGCTCAGGCTCGCCCATCTTGCGAAATTCATCCATTGGGTATTGGCGGGAAAGAGGATCCTGTGCGTTTGGTCTTTGATGGTAAGTCTGGTGAAGCCGTCAACGTGTCCCTCGTGGATATGGGGCCACGGTTTAGAATCATTGTCAACAAAGTGCATGCGAAGACGGTAGATGATGATATGCCCCATTTGCCAGTCGCTCGTGTCTTATGGGAGCCGATGCCTGATTTACCAACGGCGACAACAGCTTGGCTTCTTGCTGGAGGAGCACACCATACGGTATTTAGTTATACAACGACGATCGAGCAAGTAGAGATGTTTGCTGACATCGCTGGGGTGGAGTGCCTTGTGATTGATGAAGGCACCAATCTACGTCAGTTTAAGAAAGAGTTGAAGTGGAATCAAAACTGGTAG
- a CDS encoding ribulokinase, which yields MSFVIGLDYGTNSCRAVVVCCDDGVEIGTGVYGYPSGDEGILLDQSDVYLARQHPGDYLRGAEKAIKLALNESKACKDFQAEKVVGIGIDSTGSSPLPVNSLNQALGMSSEFEGNLSAQCWLWKDHTSHEEAATITDLARTHRPHFVAKCGNVYSSEWWWSKIWHCLKVDQRVFDSAYSWVELCDWVPSVLAGIEDPKLVKRSVCAAGHKALYSDEWGGLPDKEFLEMLDPRLAELRDRLYEKAYDASQTAGYLCSAWAKKLGLNVGIPISMGLFDVHFGAVGCGIQEGTLVKVIGTSTCDCAIVKADKAVEDIPGICGKVLGSILPGYYGIEAGQSAVGDIFKWWVETVCQGDATLHREMTEDVESMSPGESGLMALDWNNGNRTVLVDQRLTGALIGQTLHTTRSEIYRALVEATAFGARMILERIEEYGVKVERIVCAGGIAEKNAMLMQIYADVTGREVCVSQSSQTCALGAAVGAAVIAGVYPDFSTAQEAMTRVTERAYTPDQQNHETYTRLFGIYRDLHDGFGKRGGAGDLYAVMKDLITIKEEISK from the coding sequence ATGTCGTTTGTGATAGGTCTGGATTATGGAACCAACTCCTGCAGAGCCGTTGTCGTTTGCTGTGATGATGGTGTTGAAATTGGCACGGGGGTCTATGGTTATCCGAGTGGTGATGAGGGGATTTTGCTTGATCAGTCGGATGTTTACCTCGCGCGGCAGCATCCTGGAGATTATCTCAGAGGAGCTGAAAAAGCTATCAAGCTAGCTCTCAATGAGTCTAAAGCCTGCAAAGATTTTCAAGCTGAAAAGGTAGTGGGAATTGGTATCGATTCGACAGGATCCAGCCCCTTGCCTGTTAATTCTTTGAATCAGGCACTTGGGATGAGTTCTGAGTTTGAGGGGAATCTTTCAGCTCAGTGTTGGTTATGGAAAGATCATACCAGCCATGAGGAGGCGGCTACGATTACCGATTTAGCGAGAACGCACCGACCCCATTTTGTGGCGAAGTGTGGAAATGTGTATTCCTCGGAATGGTGGTGGAGCAAGATTTGGCATTGTCTGAAAGTGGATCAACGTGTTTTTGACAGCGCTTATTCATGGGTGGAGCTCTGCGATTGGGTTCCCAGCGTATTGGCGGGAATCGAGGATCCTAAGCTGGTTAAACGGAGTGTTTGCGCGGCGGGTCACAAGGCGCTTTACTCCGATGAATGGGGTGGCTTACCGGATAAGGAATTTTTAGAAATGCTCGACCCTCGATTGGCAGAGCTCAGAGATCGCCTCTATGAGAAAGCCTATGATGCTAGCCAAACGGCGGGGTATTTGTGTTCAGCTTGGGCGAAGAAGTTAGGACTCAATGTGGGTATCCCGATTTCGATGGGATTGTTTGATGTTCATTTTGGTGCTGTTGGATGTGGTATTCAAGAGGGGACTTTGGTGAAAGTCATCGGAACCTCCACATGTGACTGTGCCATTGTGAAAGCGGATAAGGCGGTGGAGGATATTCCAGGGATTTGCGGCAAGGTGCTGGGATCGATATTACCTGGATATTATGGGATCGAGGCCGGGCAGAGTGCGGTAGGAGATATTTTTAAGTGGTGGGTAGAAACCGTTTGTCAGGGTGATGCCACGTTACACCGAGAGATGACTGAGGATGTAGAGTCGATGTCTCCAGGGGAGAGCGGCTTGATGGCATTGGATTGGAATAACGGAAACCGAACGGTACTTGTTGATCAGCGGTTGACGGGGGCTTTGATCGGTCAAACCTTGCATACCACCCGATCTGAAATTTATCGTGCACTGGTCGAAGCCACTGCCTTTGGTGCGCGCATGATTCTAGAACGTATTGAGGAGTATGGTGTGAAGGTTGAACGGATTGTTTGCGCTGGTGGCATTGCGGAAAAAAATGCCATGTTGATGCAAATTTATGCAGATGTAACTGGGCGAGAAGTATGTGTCTCCCAATCCTCACAGACGTGTGCTCTCGGAGCTGCTGTGGGGGCCGCCGTGATTGCTGGGGTTTACCCGGATTTTTCCACCGCTCAGGAGGCGATGACGCGTGTGACCGAGCGAGCTTATACGCCGGATCAACAGAATCATGAAACCTACACCCGTCTATTTGGCATCTATCGAGATCTGCATGATGGATTTGGTAAGCGTGGAGGGGCAGGAGACCTGTATGCTGTGATGAAAGATTTAATCACCATCAAAGAAGAAATTTCAAAGTAA
- a CDS encoding LacI family DNA-binding transcriptional regulator, giving the protein MKVTMQTIADDVGVSRNAVSLALRNHPSISEQTKKLIEASAKKLGYHRNPTYGELMSQMRMRGLGKTAATIALFNANKSNDAFKNHPTIPEYVKGCQKRSTLLGYPLDYFWLHQPNTPSSRWIDILEARGIRGIIIIGLMKNNQLPKELLPIFEHFPTIVTGVRTRTPSLPFTCVDHHILSLRAIEKAISLGYKRPGLIIDSTIDELVDHRFSAGYFTGQQKLPKTRQLNPFFEADQANEDISLFKTWLKKEKPDVILTLYDYVQDWLTKLGYKIPSDIGLIQLEKRKNKPDWAGMNQHNDITGEAAIDMVISRIHHGEPGIPQFPQATLIGPTWEDGKTVRRQ; this is encoded by the coding sequence ATGAAGGTCACCATGCAAACGATTGCCGACGACGTCGGTGTTTCACGTAATGCCGTTTCACTTGCGTTACGCAATCACCCTTCCATTTCAGAACAAACAAAAAAACTGATCGAAGCTTCGGCAAAAAAATTAGGCTACCACCGAAACCCTACCTATGGAGAACTCATGTCCCAGATGCGTATGCGAGGTCTAGGAAAAACAGCCGCTACGATCGCTCTGTTTAATGCCAATAAAAGTAATGATGCCTTCAAAAATCACCCAACCATCCCTGAATACGTCAAAGGATGTCAAAAACGATCAACACTCTTAGGTTACCCTCTGGACTATTTCTGGCTACACCAGCCTAACACTCCAAGCTCGCGTTGGATCGATATCCTGGAGGCCCGAGGCATCCGAGGCATCATTATCATTGGCTTAATGAAAAATAACCAATTGCCTAAAGAGCTTCTCCCAATATTTGAGCACTTTCCAACCATCGTCACAGGAGTCAGGACACGCACTCCATCGCTTCCGTTCACCTGCGTCGACCACCATATTCTGTCTCTTCGAGCGATCGAAAAAGCCATAAGCCTGGGCTACAAACGGCCCGGCCTGATCATCGACAGCACCATTGATGAGCTTGTCGATCATCGATTCAGCGCAGGCTACTTCACCGGGCAGCAGAAACTCCCAAAAACCAGGCAATTAAACCCCTTCTTTGAGGCGGACCAAGCCAACGAGGACATCTCATTGTTTAAAACATGGCTCAAAAAAGAAAAACCTGACGTCATCCTGACACTTTATGATTACGTTCAAGACTGGCTCACAAAGCTGGGGTATAAAATACCTAGCGATATCGGACTCATCCAACTCGAGAAACGTAAAAACAAACCCGACTGGGCCGGAATGAATCAACATAACGATATTACGGGAGAGGCCGCGATAGATATGGTGATCTCTAGAATTCATCATGGCGAACCAGGCATCCCCCAATTCCCTCAAGCCACACTAATTGGCCCAACCTGGGAAGACGGCAAAACAGTTCGTCGTCAATAG